Proteins from a genomic interval of Novipirellula aureliae:
- a CDS encoding cation:proton antiporter domain-containing protein → MSDFHLHITSTLGLLLGACLAAGVFADLLRLPKVTAFLLVGLLVGPNALDLIPADHVDRFEPILEFAMAIVLFNLGCDFTFSRVKRVAGHCLAISFFEIFLTCALVTAGLRVFGYSGGTALLLGCLAIATAPATTILVLKEFRSEGPVTESTGFLVAMNNFACIVLFEFAFLAVHLLQDKLDVPLGEQVGVVLMDIAGSITFGLLGGLVVSYGCGLLRMTRWLVLLVATTTFLLGVCDSLEIPYMVTFLVMGVTVANTSDMKGKIVDELDHLTGLLAVVFFAVHGTHLDIRAFVSAGMIGVIYIVLRMTGKWVGVYTAARVTRQPLEVRHWLGSCLFAQAGAAIALSSIAAARDPELGVPIQDIILGSVVIFEIIGPLFIRQSLLRTGEVPLAQAINHSSRTPREQVRELAYRFRSGLSLSGLDRSGSSDETNGDLTGIGGRKIFVRDLLRKTKGIHQSADFDAVISHIENSNDNTYPVVDDRMRVVGVIRYPLLSNVMFDDSVTQLVRAEDLVSASDAMLHPDEPASRAFELFEAETDDCIPVVTREEPHELQGVVRRSDVMHTLINRRRKSK, encoded by the coding sequence ATGAGCGATTTTCATTTACATATCACCAGCACCCTTGGGTTACTGCTTGGTGCCTGCTTAGCGGCAGGCGTCTTTGCGGACTTGTTGCGTCTGCCGAAAGTCACGGCGTTTCTATTGGTGGGGCTTTTGGTTGGGCCAAATGCTCTTGACTTGATTCCCGCGGATCATGTCGATCGATTCGAGCCGATCCTCGAATTTGCCATGGCGATTGTGCTCTTCAACTTGGGCTGCGATTTTACGTTTAGTCGAGTAAAACGAGTCGCAGGTCACTGTTTGGCGATTTCATTCTTCGAAATTTTTCTGACCTGCGCGCTCGTGACCGCCGGGCTGAGAGTGTTTGGCTATTCGGGTGGCACGGCGCTGCTGCTGGGCTGCTTGGCGATTGCCACCGCACCGGCGACAACCATTCTGGTATTGAAAGAATTTCGATCCGAAGGACCGGTGACCGAGAGCACCGGCTTCTTAGTGGCGATGAATAATTTCGCCTGTATCGTGTTGTTTGAATTTGCATTCTTGGCCGTTCATTTGCTGCAAGACAAACTCGACGTTCCTCTTGGGGAACAAGTCGGCGTGGTGTTGATGGATATCGCGGGGTCGATCACGTTTGGGTTGCTCGGCGGGTTGGTCGTCAGCTATGGATGCGGACTACTGCGGATGACCCGTTGGTTGGTCTTGTTGGTGGCGACAACGACGTTCCTGCTCGGCGTTTGCGATTCACTCGAAATCCCTTACATGGTGACCTTCTTGGTGATGGGTGTGACCGTTGCGAACACCTCTGACATGAAAGGCAAGATTGTTGATGAACTCGATCACTTGACCGGTTTGCTAGCCGTTGTCTTTTTTGCCGTTCATGGAACACACCTGGACATCAGAGCATTCGTCTCAGCAGGGATGATCGGTGTCATTTACATCGTGTTGCGAATGACAGGAAAATGGGTCGGCGTCTATACTGCCGCGCGAGTGACTCGGCAACCACTCGAGGTCCGCCATTGGCTCGGCAGTTGTCTGTTTGCCCAAGCCGGTGCCGCAATTGCTCTTTCGTCAATCGCGGCAGCCCGTGACCCCGAGTTGGGGGTTCCTATCCAAGATATTATCTTGGGTTCGGTTGTGATTTTCGAGATCATTGGACCCTTGTTCATTCGCCAATCGTTGCTGAGAACCGGTGAAGTCCCGTTAGCCCAAGCGATCAATCACTCTAGCCGTACGCCGCGCGAGCAAGTGCGGGAATTGGCCTACCGTTTTCGTTCGGGACTGAGCCTTTCGGGACTAGACCGCTCGGGCAGTTCGGATGAGACGAATGGCGACTTGACAGGAATCGGCGGCCGCAAAATCTTTGTTCGTGATCTGCTGCGAAAGACCAAGGGGATTCATCAATCGGCTGATTTTGATGCCGTGATCTCGCATATCGAAAACAGCAATGACAACACGTACCCCGTCGTCGATGACCGAATGCGGGTCGTCGGTGTCATTCGTTATCCGCTGCTCAGTAACGTGATGTTCGACGATAGCGTGACGCAATTGGTTCGGGCCGAGGATTTGGTCAGTGCCAGTGACGCGATGCTACACCCCGATGAACCTGCATCTCGTGCGTTCGAATTATTCGAAGCGGAAACAGACGACTGCATCCCGGTTGTCACGCGAGAAGAGCCGCATGAGCTTCAAGGAGTTGTCCGCCGCAGCGATGTGATGCACACACTGATCAATCGGCGACGGAAATCGAAGTAG
- a CDS encoding PP2C family protein-serine/threonine phosphatase — MSENWKSGIAFSQLTDVGMRRANNQDSLACLPAASAERFFDRGHLFVVADGMGAHAAGELASRLAVEHIAMQYFRSTLDDCGESLREAVVESNAEIHRRGMQNPEFHNMGTTASSLVLLSTGAIVAHVGDSRVYRLRQGVLEQLTFDHSLVWEFEASGQGLSGSLVGQSIPKNVITRSLGPNENVQVDLEGPFEIHENDRFLLCSDGLSGQVEDEEIATLIDCLPEDLASRVLVDLANLRGGPDNSSVIIVRIDETYENVSKSAKPPRKHSRMKKSEAPIWVLFAILMAVCFLGAVGFGIDGNLGGAIVAVVIGLIVAAIFAQQYWQANSQVHHQPLPQVPGGKGPYRQYSAKPTKELYDRLGQTVEELRTAANERNWLMNWKEIDKLQKEGQEALANKDAKSAIRLQAETIIETMHQLRELNNRAANETAIDH, encoded by the coding sequence GTGTCGGAAAATTGGAAATCAGGAATCGCTTTTTCGCAATTGACCGATGTCGGAATGCGCCGAGCGAATAATCAGGACTCTTTGGCATGTTTACCTGCGGCCAGCGCGGAGCGTTTTTTTGATCGCGGACATTTGTTCGTCGTCGCCGATGGAATGGGAGCGCATGCGGCAGGGGAGTTGGCCAGTCGCTTGGCGGTCGAGCATATTGCAATGCAGTACTTTCGCTCCACTCTTGATGATTGTGGCGAATCGTTGCGAGAAGCCGTGGTCGAATCGAATGCCGAAATCCATCGTCGTGGGATGCAGAATCCCGAGTTCCACAACATGGGTACCACCGCATCCTCCTTGGTGCTGTTGTCGACCGGTGCGATCGTGGCTCATGTCGGCGATTCACGCGTCTACCGGCTACGGCAAGGCGTTCTTGAACAACTGACGTTTGACCATTCGCTCGTCTGGGAGTTTGAAGCGAGCGGCCAAGGATTGTCTGGCAGCTTGGTGGGGCAATCGATCCCCAAGAATGTCATCACTCGATCGCTCGGTCCAAATGAAAACGTTCAAGTGGACCTCGAAGGCCCGTTCGAAATCCATGAGAACGATCGTTTTTTACTTTGCAGCGACGGACTGAGCGGCCAGGTCGAAGACGAAGAGATCGCGACATTGATCGATTGCTTGCCCGAGGATTTAGCATCCCGAGTTCTCGTTGATCTGGCGAACCTACGAGGGGGGCCCGACAATTCGTCCGTCATCATTGTTCGCATCGACGAGACTTACGAGAACGTTTCGAAATCGGCAAAACCGCCACGTAAACATTCTCGCATGAAAAAATCTGAAGCGCCTATCTGGGTGTTGTTTGCGATTTTGATGGCCGTCTGTTTTTTGGGCGCCGTCGGCTTTGGGATCGATGGCAACCTGGGCGGTGCCATCGTCGCCGTGGTCATCGGATTGATCGTCGCAGCGATCTTCGCGCAACAATATTGGCAGGCAAATTCGCAAGTCCATCATCAACCGCTACCTCAAGTCCCCGGGGGGAAAGGGCCCTATCGTCAGTATAGCGCTAAGCCAACCAAAGAACTGTACGATCGACTCGGACAAACGGTTGAGGAATTACGCACGGCAGCCAATGAGCGAAACTGGCTAATGAATTGGAAGGAGATCGATAAGCTTCAGAAAGAGGGGCAAGAAGCCTTGGCGAATAAGGATGCGAAATCAGCCATTCGCTTGCAAGCCGAAACGATTATCGAAACGATGCACCAACTTCGTGAACTGAACAATCGAGCTGCCAACGAAACCGCGATCGACCATTGA
- a CDS encoding nitroreductase family protein — protein MNDLSKTRVNPVETGVFESIQRRWSPYRFEARPVEDDKITCLLEAARWAASSFNDQPWSWVIARRQETAAFEAMLGCLAEANRPWAGRAGVLLISVTRQCFRYNNQPNRVALHDLGQAAAHMALQATKLDLQIHQMAGINRSVARQQYEIPETHEPQTAIAIGYPDLSDPVTEEDKEYHRRETGARRRLTLKEQTFSGKWGKPAGFLAQ, from the coding sequence ATGAATGATTTGTCGAAAACACGGGTCAATCCAGTCGAAACAGGAGTTTTTGAATCGATTCAAAGGCGATGGAGCCCGTATCGTTTTGAAGCTCGCCCTGTCGAGGATGACAAGATCACCTGTCTACTCGAAGCGGCTCGCTGGGCCGCGAGTAGTTTCAACGACCAACCTTGGTCTTGGGTCATTGCTCGGCGTCAAGAAACCGCCGCCTTTGAAGCGATGCTCGGGTGTCTGGCAGAAGCCAACCGCCCTTGGGCCGGGCGTGCGGGCGTGCTACTGATCTCGGTCACACGCCAATGTTTCCGGTACAACAACCAACCGAACCGAGTGGCGTTGCACGATCTTGGGCAAGCGGCGGCTCATATGGCGCTTCAAGCAACGAAATTGGATTTACAAATTCACCAAATGGCTGGAATAAATCGAAGTGTTGCTCGCCAGCAATACGAGATTCCTGAGACCCATGAGCCCCAAACCGCGATTGCCATTGGTTACCCCGATTTGAGCGATCCGGTTACGGAAGAGGACAAGGAATACCATCGGCGAGAAACGGGAGCGCGGAGGCGATTAACGTTGAAAGAACAAACTTTTTCCGGGAAATGGGGGAAACCGGCTGGCTTTCTTGCCCAATAA
- a CDS encoding carboxy terminal-processing peptidase, with protein sequence MVLTAVTLSPHAMGQANQAVLESQPAAPAVAPPMQQPQDRPLAKLATPSARDSMVARLIATLMPRNHISSKKLDDEISRKALDLFIKSLDPLKLYFLQSDIDQFHRNQDRIDDMVQAGDLSFGYEIFGRFIERVDERVAVAEELLQGPFNFNIEEQIITDPEAASYATNAEESRDRWRRQIKYALLDLKDEGKVGQEAIDLLQRRYSRYGRRWRSIDSDDLLEMYLTSVTTAYDPHSTYMSPGSLDDFKILMSLNLDGIGAQLREKDGQTVITRVIPGGAAARNGKLKTDDVIVSVGQGDDGELVDVVEMPLTDVVGLIRGKAGSVVRLGVRPGGVGEVEVYRIERARIELEESAARGKVLEHRLPGSDQPALKIGYINLPSFYLDMEAAKENKQDFRSSTRDVERILQDFRSQDVDGVVLDLGFNGGGSLTEAINLTGLFIDRGPVVQVKNSDGTVQQYADEDAGTRWDGPLVVLTSKYSASASEIFAGAIRDYKRGIVVGDPATHGKGTVQTLMDLGQQLFRNNRANYGALKVTLQQFYLPDGESTQLSGVPADVILPSITSKMDISESDLEYALPNDRVPPARHAHYNMVPTDLLAQIRQNSMARVGEEKEFGELLERIETYVRQKENSSISLDEEKFMARRKELDAQKEEEKKDLEAEITVEEVFRDTYYNREVLNIAYDYIEGLRKQNLAQAR encoded by the coding sequence GTGGTTTTGACTGCAGTTACGCTCTCGCCGCATGCGATGGGGCAGGCGAATCAGGCTGTCTTGGAAAGCCAACCAGCTGCTCCGGCTGTGGCTCCACCAATGCAACAGCCGCAAGACCGCCCGCTAGCAAAACTGGCGACCCCGTCGGCCCGTGATTCCATGGTGGCTCGGCTAATCGCTACCCTAATGCCCCGCAATCACATTTCTTCGAAGAAATTGGATGACGAGATCAGCCGCAAGGCACTCGATTTGTTTATTAAATCGCTCGACCCATTGAAGTTATATTTCCTACAAAGTGACATCGATCAATTTCACCGCAATCAAGATCGTATCGATGATATGGTCCAGGCGGGCGATCTCTCGTTTGGTTATGAGATCTTCGGTCGATTTATCGAACGCGTCGACGAACGCGTCGCGGTCGCCGAAGAACTGCTCCAAGGACCGTTCAACTTTAATATTGAAGAACAAATTATCACGGATCCCGAAGCTGCGAGCTATGCAACCAATGCCGAGGAATCGCGTGACCGTTGGCGCCGGCAAATCAAGTACGCCTTGTTGGACTTGAAAGATGAAGGGAAAGTCGGTCAAGAAGCAATCGATTTACTACAGCGTCGTTATTCGCGTTACGGTCGTCGCTGGCGATCGATCGACAGCGACGATTTGCTTGAAATGTATTTAACGAGTGTCACGACCGCTTACGATCCACACTCGACCTATATGTCGCCTGGCTCACTCGACGATTTTAAGATTCTGATGAGTTTGAATCTTGATGGAATCGGTGCTCAGCTTCGCGAAAAAGATGGGCAAACCGTCATCACTCGTGTGATTCCTGGCGGAGCTGCCGCCCGAAATGGCAAGCTAAAGACCGATGATGTGATCGTTAGCGTTGGGCAAGGCGATGATGGCGAATTGGTTGACGTCGTCGAGATGCCCCTTACCGACGTGGTCGGTTTGATTCGCGGCAAAGCGGGTAGTGTTGTCCGCTTGGGGGTTCGTCCAGGAGGCGTGGGCGAAGTAGAGGTTTATCGTATTGAAAGAGCGCGGATTGAGCTCGAAGAATCCGCAGCACGTGGAAAGGTACTCGAGCATCGATTGCCAGGTTCCGATCAGCCGGCATTGAAAATCGGTTACATCAACCTTCCAAGCTTCTACTTGGACATGGAAGCCGCAAAAGAAAACAAACAGGACTTCCGTAGTAGTACTCGCGACGTGGAACGAATCCTGCAAGATTTCCGCTCACAGGATGTCGACGGCGTGGTTTTGGACCTGGGCTTCAATGGTGGTGGTAGCTTGACCGAAGCGATTAATCTGACAGGTCTGTTCATCGATCGTGGGCCCGTCGTTCAGGTCAAGAACTCGGATGGCACGGTCCAACAGTATGCGGATGAAGACGCTGGAACACGTTGGGATGGCCCGCTGGTTGTTTTAACGAGCAAGTACAGCGCGAGTGCTAGCGAGATCTTTGCCGGTGCGATTCGTGATTACAAGCGAGGAATCGTTGTCGGTGATCCAGCGACCCATGGTAAAGGCACCGTGCAAACGTTGATGGATCTTGGACAACAATTGTTCCGTAACAACCGTGCGAATTATGGAGCGTTGAAGGTAACGCTGCAACAATTCTATCTTCCCGATGGCGAATCGACTCAGCTATCAGGCGTGCCCGCCGATGTGATCCTGCCTAGCATTACGTCAAAGATGGACATCAGCGAATCGGACTTGGAGTATGCTTTGCCGAACGACCGAGTGCCGCCGGCGAGGCATGCTCACTACAACATGGTGCCCACCGACTTGTTAGCCCAGATTCGTCAAAACTCGATGGCACGCGTCGGCGAAGAAAAAGAGTTCGGTGAGCTTCTCGAACGAATTGAAACCTACGTTCGCCAAAAAGAGAACTCGTCGATTTCGTTGGACGAAGAGAAGTTCATGGCGCGGCGTAAAGAGCTTGATGCTCAAAAAGAAGAAGAGAAGAAGGACTTGGAAGCGGAAATCACTGTCGAGGAGGTCTTTCGCGATACTTATTACAACCGCGAAGTCCTTAACATCGCCTATGATTACATCGAAGGGTTGCGAAAGCAGAACCTGGCACAAGCCCGTTAG
- the cls gene encoding cardiolipin synthase has product MTATIDMAHLFETWSVLTILSITILVIQLLAVWSAIHALKHVRSSQAVVAWVVGLLTLPFVTLPLYWIFARHRFAGYREAIREIGQRHQRSVTAIRHELSTERDEQSTSLHSPLEQVADVLDTPISYGNELGLLINGDSFFEELYQQIASAKHYVYAAFYILRDDPVGRRFADTLIETAKKGVTVRLMYDEVGCIRLPNAYLKRLSDAGVDVRSFNTRQGFINRFQINFRNHRKLLVVDGNRAMVGGLNIGEEYRGDAKWVSHWRDTAILIKGGVARKIQAVFAGDYYWAARTDLPEADWTQHHEPEASGTKNLEGAVAICATGPADPRPRATMMFVAAINEAKMRAWISTPYLVPDDSLMVALAMAKARGVDVRFLIPSMADQWAVHLAGFYYEQELREFDIPVYRYNEGMMHQKCVLVDDNLVLIGSTNFDNRSLYLNFELMVAVGDPAFVAEAKQMLENDFAQSTLSNASQKPLRPWLSRVGTGVARLFSPVL; this is encoded by the coding sequence TTGACCGCCACCATCGATATGGCACACCTGTTTGAAACGTGGTCCGTGCTGACGATTCTTTCGATCACGATTCTTGTCATTCAACTGTTGGCAGTTTGGTCGGCAATCCACGCGTTAAAACACGTTCGTAGTTCGCAAGCGGTCGTGGCTTGGGTGGTGGGACTTTTGACGCTGCCCTTCGTAACCTTGCCGCTGTACTGGATCTTCGCGCGTCATCGGTTTGCCGGTTACCGAGAAGCAATCCGAGAAATCGGACAACGTCACCAACGATCGGTGACGGCAATTCGTCATGAATTGTCGACCGAACGGGACGAACAATCGACTTCGCTTCATTCCCCACTTGAACAGGTTGCCGATGTCTTGGATACGCCAATTTCCTACGGGAATGAACTCGGTCTATTGATCAATGGCGATTCCTTTTTTGAAGAGCTTTATCAGCAAATCGCTTCGGCGAAACATTACGTGTACGCCGCATTTTATATCCTTCGTGATGATCCCGTTGGCAGGCGGTTTGCGGACACGTTGATAGAAACCGCTAAGAAGGGGGTGACCGTTCGGTTGATGTACGACGAAGTAGGTTGTATCCGATTACCCAATGCATACCTAAAGCGATTGTCCGACGCGGGAGTCGACGTCCGTTCCTTCAATACTCGGCAAGGATTCATCAATCGATTCCAAATCAATTTCCGAAACCATCGAAAGTTGCTGGTCGTCGATGGCAATCGTGCCATGGTTGGTGGATTAAATATTGGCGAAGAGTATCGGGGGGACGCCAAATGGGTTTCCCATTGGCGTGACACTGCGATATTGATCAAGGGTGGCGTCGCTAGAAAGATCCAAGCCGTTTTCGCAGGTGACTATTATTGGGCCGCCCGAACGGATCTGCCCGAAGCCGATTGGACGCAGCATCACGAACCCGAGGCATCTGGAACGAAAAACCTAGAGGGTGCCGTCGCCATTTGTGCGACGGGGCCAGCGGATCCTCGGCCACGAGCAACGATGATGTTTGTCGCTGCGATCAACGAGGCGAAGATGCGAGCTTGGATTAGTACGCCTTACCTCGTTCCCGACGATTCGTTGATGGTTGCTCTTGCCATGGCCAAGGCCAGAGGCGTGGATGTTCGATTCTTAATTCCCTCCATGGCCGACCAGTGGGCGGTACATTTGGCTGGCTTCTATTATGAACAGGAATTGAGAGAATTCGACATCCCCGTCTATCGTTACAACGAAGGGATGATGCACCAGAAATGCGTGCTCGTTGATGACAACTTGGTTCTCATCGGATCGACCAACTTTGACAATCGATCGCTGTACTTGAACTTCGAATTAATGGTCGCCGTCGGTGATCCCGCCTTCGTCGCGGAAGCGAAGCAAATGCTAGAAAACGATTTTGCTCAGTCGACCTTAAGCAATGCGTCTCAGAAACCGCTGCGCCCATGGTTATCAAGAGTTGGCACCGGCGTCGCCCGATTGTTCAGCCCGGTGCTATAA
- a CDS encoding chorismate synthase: MEILGGPLFGVAGAGESHGPAITTIVFGCPPGQPIRRGDVQAFLDRRRPGGNRHGTPRNEKDKVVFLSGIYQDDTDALLGGAKVSVNVDDATYETEAYEEGFTTGEPIAAIVLSTSKKSGHYTQLTGETGEVRPGHTDLVKFHQSNGFVDIRGGGRSSYRATISDVIGGSIARIVLAEKFGTVILSSIAQVGSLQAKESLSDRVSELMQGDASRPLESAAIDKIEQQLAAAEIHSIDAEFADTAAELIKETRIKGDSVGALVEVVAVNVPPLLGDPLYESLKLRLMGALGGVNAAESVEVGAGRRVVERFGSENNDPIRKTGYVRNSHGGMLGGITTGMPLVMHVGFKPTSTINLPQKSVLKNLQEIDFELKQGRHDPCVGVRAGITLESRVAIELLNASLIHQSRRLSSDLAKLF; encoded by the coding sequence ATGGAAATCCTTGGTGGACCTTTATTTGGCGTGGCCGGCGCTGGCGAATCACATGGTCCCGCAATCACGACGATTGTGTTCGGCTGCCCGCCGGGGCAACCGATTCGTCGCGGCGATGTGCAAGCGTTTTTGGACCGTCGTCGCCCAGGCGGCAACCGCCACGGAACCCCACGTAACGAAAAAGATAAAGTCGTTTTCTTGTCCGGCATCTACCAAGATGACACCGACGCGCTGCTCGGTGGCGCAAAGGTTTCCGTCAACGTCGATGATGCCACCTATGAAACCGAAGCGTATGAGGAGGGGTTTACGACAGGTGAGCCGATTGCTGCGATCGTGTTGTCGACCTCTAAAAAGTCAGGACATTACACCCAATTGACGGGCGAGACCGGTGAAGTTCGCCCTGGACATACCGACTTGGTCAAGTTCCACCAATCGAACGGTTTTGTCGATATCCGTGGCGGAGGTAGGTCGAGTTATCGAGCGACCATTTCCGATGTCATTGGCGGATCGATAGCCCGCATCGTTCTGGCCGAAAAATTCGGCACCGTCATTCTTTCGTCAATCGCCCAAGTCGGCTCGCTGCAAGCAAAAGAGAGCTTGTCCGATCGAGTCAGCGAACTGATGCAAGGCGACGCCTCTCGTCCACTAGAGTCAGCTGCGATCGACAAAATCGAACAACAACTCGCCGCTGCGGAGATCCATAGCATTGATGCTGAGTTTGCTGATACCGCTGCTGAATTGATCAAAGAAACTCGGATCAAAGGCGACTCGGTCGGTGCACTCGTCGAAGTCGTTGCGGTCAACGTACCGCCACTGTTGGGCGATCCGCTATACGAGAGCTTGAAGCTGAGATTGATGGGGGCGCTCGGTGGCGTCAACGCGGCTGAGTCGGTCGAGGTCGGCGCGGGACGTCGTGTCGTTGAGCGATTCGGAAGCGAGAACAACGACCCGATTCGGAAAACAGGCTATGTCCGAAACAGTCATGGTGGAATGCTCGGAGGAATCACGACGGGAATGCCTTTGGTCATGCACGTCGGCTTCAAACCAACATCTACCATCAATCTGCCACAAAAGTCCGTCTTGAAAAACTTGCAAGAGATTGACTTCGAGTTAAAGCAAGGACGCCACGACCCGTGTGTCGGTGTGCGGGCCGGCATTACCTTAGAATCTCGCGTGGCAATCGAACTACTCAACGCTAGCTTGATTCACCAATCCCGTCGTTTGTCCTCCGATTTAGCTAAACTGTTTTGA
- the folD gene encoding bifunctional methylenetetrahydrofolate dehydrogenase/methenyltetrahydrofolate cyclohydrolase FolD, which yields MTAKLLDGKQIAAEIREEVAHEVKKTALELGRPFSPCLVAVLVGEDPASQVYVRNKQRACEKAGIEGRTVRLPAESTQADLMKVVQELNEDATVNGILVQLPLPKQGNGGAGFDEREVLDAIDPLKDVDAFSPINVGLLMQGRPRFLPCTPHGIVQLLHRCDISVAGKHVVVVGRSDIVGKPMAMMLAGRDGSCGREVANATVTIAHSRTEDLKSVCRSADCLIAAVGVAEMIKGDMIKPGAIVIDVGINRVDGKLVGDVAFEEAKQVAAAITPVPGGVGPLTIAMLLHNTLLAARLQMA from the coding sequence ATGACCGCGAAACTACTGGATGGCAAACAAATCGCAGCCGAAATCCGCGAAGAGGTAGCCCATGAGGTGAAAAAGACCGCCCTTGAGTTGGGACGCCCCTTTTCTCCCTGCCTGGTCGCCGTTTTGGTCGGCGAAGACCCCGCCAGTCAGGTGTATGTTCGCAATAAACAACGGGCCTGTGAAAAAGCGGGGATCGAGGGCCGAACCGTCCGATTGCCTGCCGAATCGACCCAAGCCGATCTGATGAAGGTCGTTCAAGAGCTCAATGAGGATGCAACGGTAAACGGTATTTTGGTCCAATTACCGCTTCCCAAACAGGGCAATGGTGGGGCGGGTTTTGACGAGCGAGAAGTACTCGATGCGATCGACCCGCTAAAAGATGTTGATGCATTTTCGCCAATCAATGTCGGTCTCCTGATGCAAGGACGCCCCCGGTTTTTACCCTGCACTCCACACGGAATCGTTCAATTACTGCATCGATGTGACATTTCCGTTGCCGGGAAACATGTCGTCGTGGTCGGTCGCAGCGATATCGTCGGAAAACCGATGGCGATGATGCTGGCTGGACGAGATGGTTCGTGCGGACGCGAAGTCGCCAACGCCACGGTCACGATCGCTCATAGCCGCACCGAGGATCTAAAGAGCGTATGCCGATCCGCCGATTGCCTAATTGCGGCAGTCGGTGTTGCTGAAATGATAAAAGGGGACATGATAAAACCGGGTGCGATTGTCATCGATGTCGGTATCAATCGAGTGGATGGTAAATTGGTCGGCGACGTTGCGTTCGAAGAAGCAAAGCAAGTTGCAGCGGCAATCACTCCGGTCCCCGGCGGTGTCGGACCGTTGACGATTGCAATGTTACTCCACAATACGCTACTTGCTGCTCGCTTGCAGATGGCGTGA